A window of the Scophthalmus maximus strain ysfricsl-2021 chromosome 8, ASM2237912v1, whole genome shotgun sequence genome harbors these coding sequences:
- the LOC118312350 gene encoding zinc finger protein 850: MFEDPELQDPLSLSLNENYNGRNSPHHDQKKAQASPDYNCDTPEISRVIIKEEEDGWTASDNDESYCSGGETGDPAAHTFHPHLKACEEESCNSHAVKRQCSEESGHMLTDSDAKPKVSCVGVKVPGHETADECNNTGERSFSCPKRETTPSHTRNVSSRQRSHAEEGCHAPGQSLDVKQSTSLPTEAEPHETKSSALCQTDSPESQALVSHGLKMASANLEGQTLHLTVRLQAGEAEEGQEEAEEQDDEIGGLINSDGEVVEWDASPDRRSDCTEGPQHSKGVSLSVSRLQGQSQRDSSSPTFIMEVVSVGEDEEREEGEEEKERVVKMATVSPLCRGKRHRRKNKIPKITVAAKREVPANPVKRRGRRKISETPPLSEKDSEAEPGVSRRSRRKRNVPAVVESEESEPKAVRRVSAKRPYRRRKETKQSAEGGENSGVSAGRKRPGRKMVRVPVDIPPELLKKPKETIEYRCTVCGKEFPHAYKLERHELIHTGEKPYCCSICGRSFNQKGNLKTHYKVHLGRKGVVDFDDDVNPIASELSEYLKSLPGESRIRTSLRCLECGKDCESQSALQAHHITAHTPTAVEANAAEHVASQLLLCRRCGVQFGEQEKLEEHMKTHVKEKPYSCPDCGKRFINESYIQIHQRIHTGERPFLCSQCGRGFHTASSLKLHEMQHSDERPFACSICGKTFRINSYLTAHYQTHLKDRPFICSLCGKGYTRAEELKVHHRLHTGERPYECEECGKSFIYRQGLRQHQRTHAGRRIGPTRQLGRPKQQARLEVLYMDLHHMGSENPDDFGPAVGLADEEDQHEIGGLINSDGEEVDFSDLKASVVVPAVGLADAPSKTFDQTENEKPPSLHSCSVCGKDFPYASKLQRHLRTHSGERPFPCSMCEKRFPEKGLLMIHERVHTGEKPFPCTFCEKRFASQGELRLHRRTHTGERPYHCTICLKSFSRHWHLKTHLEAMHSEVVAGFVRKKFPCSDCDKSCNSAAELRDHQRTHTGERPYQCSFCDKRFALSGTLVRHERLHTGITPYHCSDCGKTFAQQWTLTTHMRTHTGEKPYSCTQCDKSFVAPGELRRHTRIHTGEKPYTCADCGRHFSLAGTLRNHKRSCPQNKNGSVADVVSGPVQAPAGESSQRDPTDNITSEDSGRQSLPSSAESHSSERLDCDEAAQHEKNQREPEERQEERQEERQEERQEEPASSPQVNVIVKEEEEEEPLCEEAPDLVSESEDCTMTEETEEQKQPPPPPQESNTEIKITVKEEEEELVNMSGEDPDRVASSERDSPLSSPAPEQLTNNQTKSSYCCGLCGRDCHKMSALQIHMRIHSGEKPYQCSLCGKQFTQKGQLKGHQKVHTGEKPFSCPDCGKSFAHSGAMNRHRLTHTGERPYRCSVCDRSFNQSGRLREHEKIHCGEKFDCPECDKSFTRASSLKNHFRLHTGERPYGCDVCGRGFSRSQSLRLHKRKHELTQSEEESAFNVKDEEFSQSDDNSPINMCITDKNDL; the protein is encoded by the exons CAATG atgaGAGCTACTGCTCAGGGGGAGAAACGGGGgatcctgctgcacacacatttcatccCCACCTCAAAGCATGTGAGGAAGAGAGCTGCAATTCACATGCAGTAAAGAGACAATGCTCGGAGGAGTCCGGCCACATGCTCACAGACTCTGATGCTAAACCCAAGGTTTCCTGTGTTGGCGTCAAGGTGCCGGGACATGAGACCGCGGACGAGTGTAATAACACAGGAGAGAGATCTTTCTCCTGCCCAAAACGTGAGACGACCCCCAGTCACACGAGGAACGTGAGCTCCCGTCAGAGATCACACGCAGAGGAGGGATGTCACGCCCCAGGCCAGAGCCTCGATGTCAAACAAAGCACATCTTTGCCAACCGAAGCAGAACCGCACGAGACCAAATCATCAGCACTTTGCCAAACA gATTCCCCTGAGAGTCAGGCCCTTGTGTCACACGGTCTCAAAATGGCATCTGCGAACTTAGAGGGCCAAACCCTGCATCTGACTGTTCGATTGCAGGccggggaggcggaggaggggcaagaggaggcggaggaacaAGATGACGAAATCGGAGGTTTAATCAACTCTGACGGAGAAGTGGTCGAATGGGATGCCA gtccTGATCGACGCTCTGATTGCACAGAAGGTCCTCAGCATAGTAAG GGTGTCAGCTTGTCTGTGTCTCGGCTGCAAGGCCAAAGCCAGAGAGACAGCAGTAGTCCAACGTTCATCATGGAAGTTGTGTCTgtgggagaagatgaagaaagggaagaaggggaggaggaaaaagagagagtagTAAAGATGGCAACCGTTTCCCCTTTGTGTCGTG GAAAGAGACACAGAAGAAAGAACAAGATTCCAAAAATAACAGTGGCAGCAAAGAGAGAAGTTCCTGCAAATCCTG TAAAGAGAAGGGGCAGAAGAAAAATTTCAGAAACTCCACCGTTGTCTGAGAAAGACTCGGAGGCCGAGCCCGGAG TATCAAGGCGGAGCCgaagaaagagaaatgtccCCGCCGTAGTGGAATCAGAAGAATCGGAACCAAAAGCCGTCCGCCGTGTCTCCG caAAGCGACCGTacaggagaaggaaagaaaccaaacaatctgctgaaggaggagaaaacagtgGTGTGTCAGCTG ggaGGAAGCGCCCTGGCAGAAAGATGGTCCGTGTACCAGTAGACATCCCTCCCGAGCTCCTGAAGAAGCCCAAAGAAACGATCGAGTACCGCTGCACGGTGTGCGGCAAAGAGTTCCCGCACGCCTATAAACTGGAGAGGCACGAGCTGATCCACACCGGAGAGAAACCGTACTGCTGCTCCATCTGCGGTCGGAGTTTCAACCAGAAGGGAAATCTCAAGACGCACTACAAAGTCCACTTAG GTCGTAAGGGTGTGGTGGACTTTGACGATGACGTGAATCCCATTGCGTCGGAACTCTCGGAATACTTGAAGTCTCTGCCCGGCGAGTCCAGGATCAGAACGTCCCTCCGTTGCCTGGAATGCGGCAAAGACTGCGAGAGTCAGTCGGCCCTGCAAGCACACCACATCACGGCGCACACGCCCACGGCTGTGGAGGCGAACGCCGCCGAACACGTCGCGTCGCAGCTTCTCCTCTGCCGCCGCTGTGGTGTTCAGTTTGGCGaacaggagaagctggaggagcacATGAAGACCCACGTCAAGGAGAAGCCCTACTCGTGTCCCGACTGCGGCAAGAGGTTCATCAACGAGAGCTACATACAGATCCACCAGCGCATCCACACGGGGGAGCGGCCGTTCCTCTGCTCGCAGTGCGGCCGGGGTTTCCACACGGCTTCGTCACTCAAGCTGCACGAGATGCAGCACTCGGATGAACGGCCGTTCGCGTGCTCCATCTGCGGCAAGACATTCCGCATAAACTCTTACCTGACGGCACATTACCAGACGCACCTTAAAGACAGACCGTTCATCTGTAGCCTCTGCGGGAAAGGCTACACCCGAGCGGAGGAGTTGAAGGTGCACCACCGGCTGCACACCGGAGAGAGACCGTATGAGTGCGAGGAGTGCGGGAAGAGCTTCATCTACCGCCAGGGCCTGCGGCAGCATCAGCGCACGCACGCCGGAAGACGCATCGGGCCGACCCGACAGCTCGGCCGACCGAAGCAGCAGGCCAGGCTTGAGGTCTTATA CATGGACCTTCACCAT ATGGGCTCTGAAAACCCAGACGACTTTGGACCTGCCGTTGGCCTCGCCGACGAGGAAGATCAGCACGAGATCGGAGGTCTGATCAACTctgacggggaggaggtggattTCTCCGATCTCa AAGCCAGCGTCGTCGTCCCTGCCGTTGGACTTGCGGACGCTCCCTCAAAGACGTTCGATCAGACCGAGAATGAAAAGCCGCCGTCTCTCCACAGCTGCTCGGTGTGCGGCAAAGACTTCCCGTACGCCTCAAAACTCCAGCGCCACCTGCGCACTCACTCGGGAGAGAGGCCCTTCCCCTGCTCCATGTGCGAGAAGCGCTTCCCCGAGAAGGGGCTCCTCATGATCCACGAGAGGGTCCACACCGGGGAGAAGCCGTTCCCGTGCACTTTCTGCGAGAAGCGGTTTGCCAGCCAGGGCGAGCTGCGGCTGCACCGGCGGACTCACACCGGCGAGCGGCCGTACCACTGCACCATCTGTCTGAAGAGCTTCTCTCGCCACTGGCACCTGAAAACGCACTTGGAGGCGATGCACTCGGAGGTCGTCGCGGGCTTCGTGAGGAAGAAGTTCCCTTGTTCGGACTGCGACAAGAGCTGCAACTCGGCGGCTGAACTGAGGGATCACCAGAGGACTCACACCGGCGAGAGGCCCTACCAGTGCTCGTTCTGCGACAAGCGGTTCGCCCTGTCGGGCACGCTGGTAAGACACGAGCGCCTCCACACCGGCATCACGCCGTACCACTGCTCCGACTGCGGGAAGACCTTCGCACAGCAGTGGACGCTGACGACGCACATGCGGACTCACACGGGGGAAAAACCATACAGCTGCACACAGTGCGACAAGTCCTTCGTCGCTCCCGGGGAGCTGCGGCGACACACCAGGATTCACACGGGAGAGAAGCCGTACACCTGCGCGGACTGCGGGAGGCACTTCTCCCTGGCTGGAACTCTCCGGAACCACAAGCGGTCGTGTCCGCAGAACAAGAACGGATCCGTCGCAGACGTCGTCTCAGGCCCGGTTCAAGCTCCGGCTGGTGAATCGTCGCAGCGAGACCCGACCGACAACATCACCTCTGAG gattCGGGCAGACAGAGTTTACCCAGTTCAGCCGAGTCACATTCTTCAGAGAGACTCGACTGCGACGAAGCAGCTCAGCATGAaaagaaccagagagaaccgGAGGAGCGGCAGGAGGAGCGGCAGGAGGAACGGCAGGAGGAACGGCAGGAGGAGCCGGCGTCCAGCCCCCAAGTGAATGTAAtagtgaaagaggaggaagaagaggaaccCTTGTGTG AAGAAGCTCCTGACCTGGTGTCTGAGAGTGAGGACTGCACCATGACAGAGGAAACTGAAGAGCAgaagcagccgccgccgccgccgcaggaGAGCAACACAGAAATTAAGATTACtgtaaaagaggaagaagaggaactgGTCAACA TGTCTGGGGAGGATCCTGATCGTGTCGCgagcagtgagagagacagtCCACTGTCGTCACCAGCGCCGGAACAGTTGACGAACAATCAGACAAAGAGCTCTTACTGCTGCGGACTCTGCGGAAGAGACTGTCACAAGATGTCCGCGCTGCAGATCCACATGCGAATTCACTCGGGCGAGAAACCCTATCAATGCTCTCTGTGCGGGAAGCAGTTCACCCAGAAAGGTCAACTCAAGGGTCACCAGAAGGTCCACACGGGGGAGAAGCCGTTCTCCTGCCCGGACTGCGGGAAGAGCTTCGCCCACTCGGGGGCGATGAACCGACACCGGCTCACGCACACAGGGGAGCGGCCCTACCGCTGCTCCGTGTGCGACAGGAGCTTCAACCAGTCGGGCCGCCTGCGGGAACATGAGAAGATCCACTGCGGCGAGAAGTTTGACTGTCCTGAGTGCGACAAGAGTTTCACGCGAGCATCGAGCCTCAAGAACCATTTCCGGCTGCACACGGGCGAGAGGCCGTACGGCTGCGACGTCTGCGGGCGGGGATTCAGCCGATCGCAGAGCCTCCGGCTGCACAAACGAAAACACGAGCTGACGCAGTCCGAGGAGGAGTCTGCATTCAACGTGAAGGACGAAGAGTTCTCGCAGAGCGACGACAACTCTCCGATTAACATGTGCATAACGGACAAAAACGActtataa